TAGGTGTTAATTTATACTCTACTTTTGGAGGAATTACTGCATAAGCTATTCTCTCAACTATTCCAACTTCTTCTAACTCTCTTAGTTGCTGAGTTAACATTTTTTGACTGATTTCTGGAATTAATTTTCTTAGTTCACCATTTCTTTTTACACCTTTTTTTAAAGCCCAAAGAACCATTGCTTTCCATTTTCCACCTATCATTTCAGTAGCAAGTTGAAAAAAGCAGTTGTAGTGTTTTGTTTCCATAAAAAAGCCTTTAATTTTTAATAAGATAGTTACCTAGAAGTGCCTATATAACTATATAGTACATACTTGACAATTGTTTACTATTAAGTTAATATACTAAAATTAAAATAAAAAAAAGGATAATTAAATGGGTAAATATATTGAATTAACAAATGATAATTTTGATGCAACTGTAAACGAAGGTATCTCTTTAGTAGACTTCTGGGCTCCTTGGTGTGGACCTTGTAGAATGCTTGCTCCTGTTATTGATGAATTAGCAGAAGATTTTGATGGTAAAGCTAGTATTTGTAAAGTAAATACAGATGAGCAACAAGATTTAGCAGTTAAATATGGAGTTAGATCAATTCCTACTATTTTATTTATGAAAGATGGAGAAGTAGTTGATACTTTAGTTGGTGCACAATCAAAACAAGCATTAGCTGATAAATTAAACTCACTATAATATTAAATAATAATATTCAATCAAAGTAGCAGCTTCTTCTGCTACTTTCCTTCCTCTTTCAAATAATCTTCATATTTAAAATAAGTAAAATTAGATAAAATAACAAATCAAAAAATATTTAGGAAAATTGATGCAACAATTTTTAGAAGAATCAAAAAAAGTTAGTAAAGAGATAGCTACCCTAAGTGGTGAAGTAAAAAATAGAATCTTAAACGAGATGGCAGATGCCTTACTTGAAAATTGTGATTATATTGTTGGTTGCAATGAAAAAGATATGAGTGTGGGAAGATTAGGTAATCTAGATGAAGCACTTTTAGATAGATTACTTCTTACAGGAGATAGAGTAGCTGATATGGCAAAAGCTATTAGAGAAATAGCTTCATTAAAAGAACCAGTTGGACGAACTCTTGATGGATGGGTTACTGAAAATGGTTTAAATATTCAAAAAGTATCTATTCCTATTGGAGTAATTGGTATTATCTATGAAAGTAGACCAAATGTTACTTCAGACACAGCAGCACTTTGTTTTAAAAGTGGAAATGTATGTGTTCTAAAAGGTGGAAAAGAGGCTGAAAACTCAAATAAAGCAATTGCTGATATTTTAAGACATGTATTAGCAAAAAACAAGTTACCAGAACAAGCAATTTCACTACTTCCTGATTCAAGTAGAGAAGGTGTAGCAAACTTAATTAAACAAGATAAATATGTAGATTTAATTGTTCCAAGAGGTGGAGAAGCTTTAATTAGATTTGTAAGTGAAAACTCTACTGTTCCTGTTGTAAAACATGATAAAGGACTTTGTCATATCTATTTAGATAGGGATGCAAACCATCAAAAAGCTATTGAGATTGCAATAAATGCAAAATGTTCAAGACCTGGTGTTTGTAATGCAATGGAGACTTTACTTATTCATAAAGATGTTGCAGCATATATTTTACCTCCATTACATGAAGCATATGAGAGATATGGGACACAATTAAAAGGATGTGATCTTACAAGAAAGTTTATTGATATTCAATGTGCTACACATGAAGATTATGATACTGAATATTTGGCAAATAAATTAAATATTAAAGTTGTAGATAGTGTTGAAGATGCTATCTTACATATTTCAAAATATGGGTCTGGACACTCTGAAGCAATAATTAGTGAAAACTACTCTACTGTAAATAAGTTTTTAAATGAAGTAGATGCAGCTTGTGTATATGCAAATGCAAGTACAAGATTTACTGATGGTGGTGCATTTGGACTTGGAGCTGAAGTTGGGATTTCTACAAATAAGCTTCACTCAAGAGGACCTATGGGAATAAATGATTTAACAACATTTAAATATAAAATTTATGGAAATGGTCAGGTAAGATAGATGTCAAAAAAAATTTATTGTATTGCTTCATTTAGAGCAAAAGAGGGCAAAGAGCAAGAGTTATTAGAAGTTTTACAAGCTTTAGAACCTCAAACACTTAGAGAAGATGGATGTATTCAATATATTGTTACAAAACATATAGAACATCCTAATGCAATGGGAAAATCATTTCCTATTGTATTTAATGAAATTTGGGAGTCAAAAGAGGCTTTTGAATTACATTGTAATAAACCATACATAGCAAACTTTTTTCAAACACATTGTGTAGATGAAGATGGTTTTGTTGAAGACTTTAATGTATGTGTTTATTCTGATGAAGTAAATTAGTTCTATCTTGAAGATAGAGCTAATTTAACTGCAAGTGCTCCTAGTACAAAAGAAGTAAGAATATTTAAAATCTTAGAGATACTAGGATTTTCCATTAGTTTACTGCTTAACATATTTCCTGCGATTCCTATTGAAGAAAAAACAACTACGGTTAAAGCCATAAATACTAAACCTAAAATAATCATCTGCATTGGTATATTCCCAAGTTCAGGGTTTACAAACTGAGGAAGAAAAGCAAGAAAAAAGATTGAAACTTTAGGGTTTAATACATTCATAAAAAAACCTTTTATATATAGTTTTTTTAGCTCATTACTAGAGTTTTGAGCTGTTAAATCTAGTTTATCATCTCTATGTCTAAATGCTTGATATGCTATATATAATAAATATGCAGCTCCAATATATTTTACAAGATTAAAAGCTAGCTCTGAGGTTTGGAAAATTACAGAGATACCAAAAGCAGCAGCTGAGGTATGAATAATAATTCCACTACAAAGTCCAAGTGTTGTTACAATAGCAGCTTTTTTACTTTTTGTCATACCCTGAGTTAAGACATAGATATTATCAGGTCCAGGTGCTAAACATAAAAGAAAAGAAGCAATAATAAACATATATAAAGATGTAGTATCTATCATAGTTTTCTCCTTTAAAAAAATAATTATATAAAAGTTTTTCTTTATACCACCAAATGAACACCTTTTCTTTATAGACTTTCAAATATATAACTGTAGGAGGTTTGACTTGAGTTACTCAAAGAAAAGATATTTAACTTATCTTGCAATTACAATAATAGTATTTGTAATGCCATTTATAACAATTAATGGTAACCATTTACTTCTTTTATCTTTTGATAAGATGCAATTTCACTTTTTAGGGCTTGTATATAATATGAATGAGCTTTATGTTATGCCATTCTTATTAATGCTTTTATTTATTGGTATCTTTGCTATGACAGCTATGTTTGGTAGAGTTTGGTGTGGATGGGCCTGTCCTCAAACTATTTTTAGAGTAGTTTATAGAGATTTAATAGAATCAAAAATCTTAGGTCTTAGAAGAATTAAAAATAAACAAAAAGATATAGACTATTCAAAAACTTCAACAAAAATCAAAAAGTATATCTCTTTATTTATTTGGGGAATTTTATCCCTTGTTGCTTCAATGAACTTCATGTGGTATTTTATTCCTCCAGCTGACTTTTTTACATATTTAATGAATCCACAAGAGCACTTCTTTATGATAATGTTTGTAATTAGTATTGCTCTATTTTTAATATATGATATTGTTTTTATGAAAGAACACTTCTGTACTTATGTATGTCCATATTCAAGAATTCAATCGGCACTTTATGATGATGATACAAAGCAAGTAGTATATAACACAAATAGAGGTGGAACAATTTATGAAAATGGTGCAAAATCAATATTTGATGTAAAACAGTGGAGTGGAAATCAAGAGTGTACAACTTGTGAAGCTTGTGTAAAAGTATGTCCTACTCATATTGATATTAGAAAAGGGTTACAAGTTGAGTGTATCAACTGTTTAGAGTGTTCAGATGCTTGTAGTACAGTTATGGGTAAACTTGGTAAAAAATCATTAATTGATTGGGGAAGTACAAATACTGTAATCAACAAAAGAAGGTCACCTCTTTTTGCAATGAAAAATATAGTTTATATGGTTTCTTTACTTGCTTGTATTTTATTAGCTCTGTTTTTTGCTGGAGAAAAAGAAGATTTCTTAGTAAATGTAAATAAAACTACAAAACTATATGGGATAGAAGAGAGTACAGTTTCAAATAACTATGTACTAACAGTTCATAATACAAACAATAAAGAAAAATATACTTTTGCTATTGAAGTGCTTGACCCAAGATTTGAAGTTAAAAGATATAGAGAACTAGTTTTAGAGCCAAAACAGAGATTAAAAACTGTATTAATTTTACAAACTACTAGAAAACTTGCCTCTACAAATAAAAAAGATACTCCTTATAAAACAAAGATTAAAATCTTTGCAAAAGAGAATAAGGATATAAGTGTTATTAGAGAGATCTCTTTTATGTATCCAAGAAGAGATTTACTTAAATAGTTTTTTCAAAAAGAAGGGAGAAAATTGACCCTTCTTTTTGTTTTTTATACTCTATTTTCCCATTAAAATTTTTTTCTATAATTAACTTAGATAAATATAAACCTAAACCTGTACCTTCCTCTTTTGTAGTAAAATAAGGTTCAAACATTTTTTCTTGAAATTTTTTATTTATTCCTTTTCCATTATCTTTGATATTTATAATAACATCAGCAGCTGTTGAGTCTACTTCTATCTCAATAAAAGGATTTTCAATATCTTTTAAAGCATCACTTGCATTTGAAACCAAAGATAAAATAACTTGTGATAACTCATTTTTACTTCCAAAGATTTTTATATTTTCATCTTTTAAAAAGTTTAGATTATATTTTATATTTCTTTTTTTCAATTCTTCATTTAAAATAGAAAGAGTATTTGAAATAGCATCTTTTACAAGAAACTCTTCTTTTTGTTTTGAAGGAGTATAAAACTCTTTAAACTCTTCAACTGTATGAGATAAAAACTCTAGTTGCTCTTTTGCTTGTGAATATTTTTTGTAAAAATACTCTTCATTTAGTTTTTGTTGTTCAAATCTTGTTTTTAAATTTATTAAAATATATGAAAGATTATTTAAAGGTTGTCTAAATTGATGGGCAATATTTGCAAGCATTTCACCACTTTTTGCCATTTTTGATTGTTGTAAAAGCATATTTTCAAAGTTTTCATTCTTTTGTTCAAGACGATTATATCTATGTGAAACAGAAAAAGTAAATAAAATAGCTTCAATGGCAAAAGCTACAAGCACTATGTCTAAAAAACCTTTTTGTTCATAAAAATCTTTAAAGTCAAAAACAAAAAGTGTAAAACAAAGAAAAGACCAACCAACTGTATAAATAAGTGTTGGTCCTACATTTTTAATATTAAAAATCACAGAGATAAATAAAATAGCATAGATAATTGT
This sequence is a window from Halarcobacter bivalviorum. Protein-coding genes within it:
- a CDS encoding winged helix-turn-helix transcriptional regulator — translated: METKHYNCFFQLATEMIGGKWKAMVLWALKKGVKRNGELRKLIPEISQKMLTQQLRELEEVGIVERIAYAVIPPKVEYKLTPNGEKLIPILQELHDWGKDYAKEHNIKLVKDANCVIE
- the trxA gene encoding thioredoxin, whose protein sequence is MGKYIELTNDNFDATVNEGISLVDFWAPWCGPCRMLAPVIDELAEDFDGKASICKVNTDEQQDLAVKYGVRSIPTILFMKDGEVVDTLVGAQSKQALADKLNSL
- a CDS encoding glutamate-5-semialdehyde dehydrogenase, with the protein product MQQFLEESKKVSKEIATLSGEVKNRILNEMADALLENCDYIVGCNEKDMSVGRLGNLDEALLDRLLLTGDRVADMAKAIREIASLKEPVGRTLDGWVTENGLNIQKVSIPIGVIGIIYESRPNVTSDTAALCFKSGNVCVLKGGKEAENSNKAIADILRHVLAKNKLPEQAISLLPDSSREGVANLIKQDKYVDLIVPRGGEALIRFVSENSTVPVVKHDKGLCHIYLDRDANHQKAIEIAINAKCSRPGVCNAMETLLIHKDVAAYILPPLHEAYERYGTQLKGCDLTRKFIDIQCATHEDYDTEYLANKLNIKVVDSVEDAILHISKYGSGHSEAIISENYSTVNKFLNEVDAACVYANASTRFTDGGAFGLGAEVGISTNKLHSRGPMGINDLTTFKYKIYGNGQVR
- a CDS encoding putative quinol monooxygenase, which produces MSKKIYCIASFRAKEGKEQELLEVLQALEPQTLREDGCIQYIVTKHIEHPNAMGKSFPIVFNEIWESKEAFELHCNKPYIANFFQTHCVDEDGFVEDFNVCVYSDEVN
- a CDS encoding LysE family translocator, whose translation is MIDTTSLYMFIIASFLLCLAPGPDNIYVLTQGMTKSKKAAIVTTLGLCSGIIIHTSAAAFGISVIFQTSELAFNLVKYIGAAYLLYIAYQAFRHRDDKLDLTAQNSSNELKKLYIKGFFMNVLNPKVSIFFLAFLPQFVNPELGNIPMQMIILGLVFMALTVVVFSSIGIAGNMLSSKLMENPSISKILNILTSFVLGALAVKLALSSR
- the ccoG gene encoding cytochrome c oxidase accessory protein CcoG — its product is MSYSKKRYLTYLAITIIVFVMPFITINGNHLLLLSFDKMQFHFLGLVYNMNELYVMPFLLMLLFIGIFAMTAMFGRVWCGWACPQTIFRVVYRDLIESKILGLRRIKNKQKDIDYSKTSTKIKKYISLFIWGILSLVASMNFMWYFIPPADFFTYLMNPQEHFFMIMFVISIALFLIYDIVFMKEHFCTYVCPYSRIQSALYDDDTKQVVYNTNRGGTIYENGAKSIFDVKQWSGNQECTTCEACVKVCPTHIDIRKGLQVECINCLECSDACSTVMGKLGKKSLIDWGSTNTVINKRRSPLFAMKNIVYMVSLLACILLALFFAGEKEDFLVNVNKTTKLYGIEESTVSNNYVLTVHNTNNKEKYTFAIEVLDPRFEVKRYRELVLEPKQRLKTVLILQTTRKLASTNKKDTPYKTKIKIFAKENKDISVIREISFMYPRRDLLK
- a CDS encoding ATP-binding protein, which codes for MNLDNLNTILLYGITFGIVIMTIVYTFIRYIYSKEIFYISYCLMQVFSLSYIVTYSSLFDIPHFVEQISLLLATLLALVFAINFYEGRFVPKVANYKELIINTLLLNVVILTAFYHYVLFEYLPFTIIYAILFISVIFNIKNVGPTLIYTVGWSFLCFTLFVFDFKDFYEQKGFLDIVLVAFAIEAILFTFSVSHRYNRLEQKNENFENMLLQQSKMAKSGEMLANIAHQFRQPLNNLSYILINLKTRFEQQKLNEEYFYKKYSQAKEQLEFLSHTVEEFKEFYTPSKQKEEFLVKDAISNTLSILNEELKKRNIKYNLNFLKDENIKIFGSKNELSQVILSLVSNASDALKDIENPFIEIEVDSTAADVIINIKDNGKGINKKFQEKMFEPYFTTKEEGTGLGLYLSKLIIEKNFNGKIEYKKQKEGSIFSLLFEKTI